The sequence below is a genomic window from Candidatus Terasakiella magnetica.
CCATGGCGACCCACTGTAAAACCTCCATGGTGCCATCAGGTAATAAAGGCAGGATGGAGCCCACCAGTAAGAACATAAAGCCAAAGCCAAGATTAATCCCAAAGAGATGGGGCAGGGTGCGTTTAATACCAAAACGCACGCCCGATGCCATTAAAAGGGAATTGTTCGGCCCCGGTGTGATGGAGGTAACAAAGGCAAAAAGGGCAAAGCTGAACATGATCTAACTACCTATCATCATCGCGAATGCGGGGATCTGTATGTAAAGGGTCGGGAGGTCCCCGCTTTCGCGAGGACGACACCTTTGATGAATTACGCCATCCAGAACGGCTTTTGTGCCTGCTCTCTTATTTGCGCGCGGTTCAGCCCGACATCTCTTAAGGTTTCATCCGAGATATCATGAAGCTGGCGGCGATGGTGTGCCCGCATGGACCAAATTCGCCCTATCTCAACAAGCTGGAGCATGTCTGCACGGACCATCTTTACCCCAGCTTTTACCCATTGGCCCCAGCTTGGTAGCGGGGCAGTTGTTGTGTCGATTGTATCGATACAATTCTGTCTCATCGGTCGTAACTCCGCTTGTGTTTGTGTGTTTACAAAATACTTGATGACAATGACCATAAAATCGATACAATATGGTGTCAATTATTACATTGTCACCGTGACAATATAGTCAGGAGCCGTAAAATGTCTGGATGGGTGCCGCAAATTGAAGATCGACGAGGCCCGCGTTACCTCGCCATTGCCGATGCTATTGGTGAGGCCATTCGCGATGGAAGCCTTCAGCCTGAAGAACGTCTGCCCACCCACCGCGACCTTGCTTACGATCTTGGGGTGACGGTAGGTACGGTGAGCCGGGCCTATGCAGAAGCAGTGCGCCGTGATTATGTGATTGGCGAGGTCGGGCGCGGCACCTATGTCAAACCGGAAAATGAGCCCGATAATCCCTTTCATATCCCCTATGATGTGGAGCCTGATATTTATGATTTCAGTTTAAACTTTCCGGCTGAAGAAGGACGGGTTGAACTGTTAAGCAAGGCCTTGATGGGCGTGGCGCAAGACCCCGGCCTTGGTGCATTGATGCGCTATCAGTCTGAACAGGGGATGGAGCATCACCGCCAAGCCATGGCGAAATGGGCAGCCCATCATGGTGCGCCAAATGATCCTGAGCGCATTGTGGTATCCAACGGTGTGCAACATGCCATGACCTTGTCCTTAATGGCGCTGTCAAAGGCAGGCGATACCTTGTTATGTGAGGAATATTCCTATCCCGGCATCAAGACATTAGCGACCCAACTGGGCTTGAAAATGCAGGGTTTGCCCATGGATGGGGAAGGGATAATTCCTGAAAAATTGGAAGAAGCCATCGTGCAAACGGGCGCGCGCATGCTTTATTGTATGCCCAATTTCCAAAACCCGACCAATGTGGTGATGGGATTAGATCGGCGCAAAGAGATTGCGTTGATTGCCAAAAAGTATGGGGTGTGGATTATTGAGGATGATATCTATGGCTTTTTACATGATGACCCTTCTGCCCATACACCCTTTGCCAGCTTGTTACCCGAGCAGACCTTTTATCTAAATGGGGCCTCAAAATGTGTTAGCCCGGGTGTGCGCGTTGGCTTTGTCTTGGCCCCTAAACAAAAGGTTTCAACCGTTGCGGCCTGTATGCGTTTAAGCAGCTGGATGGCGGCGCCATTAAATGTGGAACTGACCGCGCGCTGGATTGAAGATGGCACGGTGTTTGATTTAATGGAGTGGCACCGTGGGGAAGCGCAAAGCCGCCAAGCTGTGATGAATAAGGCCTTGCAGGGCCAAGACTTTCTTTCCCTACAAGGAACCTATCATGCTTGGTTGCGCCTGCCTGCGCCGTGGAGTGCAGAGATGTTTTGCCTGCGTGCGCGCGAACGTGATGTGTCCATCCTGCCTGCCCATGTGTTTCATATCGGCAAGAAACAGCCGGAAAATGCCGTGCGTATTTGTTATGGTTCGCCACCAAATCTTGATCATGTTGAAGAAGGCATGAGCCGCTTAGCAACGCTGCTGAGCGAAGAAATTCACGCCTTTCATAATGTTATGTAAGCCAGAAATAGAGCAAGGGTAAGATGATGGCAGTTGCCAGTGCATTAAGCCCCATGCCTAATCCTGCAAAGGCACCTGAAGTTTCATTTAAGCTGAGCTTGCGCGCAGTGCCAATGCCATGAGAGGCAATGCCAACGGCAAGGCCACGGGCTTTTTTATCTTTCACCCCAACAAGGTTGAGCGCCGCCCCGCCAAGGACGGCCCCTGTCACCCCGCTTAAGATGACAAGCACGGCGGTCAGCGAAGGTGTGCCGCCAATAATCTCAGCCAGCCCCATGGCAACCGGAGCTGTTACTGATTTGGGTGCAAGTGAAAGCAAGGTTTCCTCAGATGCCCCTAAAAGGGCGGCGACACCCACACCACTGCCAATGGCAAACAGGCAACCTGTGAGGAGGGTAACGATAATGGGGGCCAGGGCAGCTTTTACATGATGGATGTTTTTATAAAGGGGGACTGCCAAGGCAACCGTGGCAGGGCCAAGCAGGAAATGGATATATTTCGCCCCATCAAAATAAACCAGATAGTCCGTCTTGGTCACCCACAAGGTCAGTGAAACCGTGATGATGGAAAAAAGTACCGGATTGGTCAGCGGGTGCTTGTTGCATTTATTATGTATCCAGTTGCCCAAGGCAAACCAGGCCAAGGCCAGGGTAATGCCCAGCAGGGGTGTTTGGGCAAGATGGGCCCAGAGATCAAGCAGTTTATCCATGGCTGCGATCCAATAGCTTCATAACAAGGCCGCAAAAGGCGATGGTCAGCAGTGTGGCAAAAATGATCGAAGCCGTAATGGGCAACCATTCACTGGTGATGAGGTTGAAATGTAAAGTCACCCCCACACCAGCAGGCACGAACAACAAGGCGAGATATTGCAACAGGCCGGAGGCGGTCTTATCAAGACTTTCCGGTAAGCCTTTTTTGATGAGCAATCCAATGAGCAAAAGCGCCATGCCAATTACAGGGCCGGGAATGGGCAAGCCTGTCACATAAACAATGGCCTCACCTACCAGCTGTAAGAAGCAGAGGAGGAAAAAGAAAGCGATCATAATTTATAGAGACTCCTCAAGAAAACTGCCGAGCATTTTAAACTCATCACCCCGACCAGATGTTTTGCGCCACACCAGCCCAATATCACGCGGTGGGCTTTCTTTGGCAAGTGGGATCGCTGTGATATCACACCCATTTGTAATGCCGGATTGTACCGCCATTTCCGGCAGCAAAGTCAGCCCCAACCCATTGGCAACCATTTGTACAAGGGTGGTCAGGCTGGTGCCACCAAACTCATTGGTTTGTTGTTTTTGTGGCCATGAACAAGCCGCAAGCGCATGATCACGCAGGCAGTGGCCCTCTTCGAGTAAAAGCAAAGTTTCTTCAAAGATATCTTCGTTTTTAATGGATTTCTTGCGCCCTAGTTTATGGGTCTTTGGAAAGGCGCAATAAAAAGGGTCCTGCATGAAAGTGTAGCTCTCAATGCCGTCATGTTCATAAGGAAGAGCAAGGATGAGGATATCAAGTTGACCATTATGCAGGCTACTTAACAGTCGTTCGGTTTGATCCTCTTTTAAATAAAGCGTGAGATCGGGGTAACTGTCGCGCACCGCATGCATAAATTTGGGTAAAAGATAAGGTGCAATGGTCGGGATTACGCCAAGGCGGAGCTCGCCACTTAAGGGCGCGCGGCGCGATTGAGCCAGTTCCATCAAGGCATCGGCTTGAATGCTAATCTCTTTTGCGCGCTCTAACAGTTCTTCGCCAACACTTGTGAGCAGGACACTTCTTTTGGTGCGCTCAAACAGTTGTAGGCCGAGAATCTCTTCAAATTCCTTAATGGCAGCACTTAAGGTTGGCTGGGTGACAAAGCAGGCTTGGGCGGCTTTGCCAAAATGCTGATGTTGGGCAACCGCCATAAAATATTTGAGGTGTTTAAGTGTATATGTCGCATTCATAGGTAATATCTATAAATCAATGAATATTCATTGGCAAACTTGCATATCGCCTATAGGTGTATTTTTTGGTAGGCCTTATCCTTAAAAAATGGCATATATCTATTTATATAATAAATGAGAAATATCGTCGTATAAAGAGCAGGCTATGGTCAAAGAACGGTTTCAGGATGTGACGGTCGTGGTGGCAGACCCCGACCCCAGAGCAAGAACAGTTGCCAAGAAGACTTTGATTCAGGCAGGCTTTCGCAAGATTTTAACGGGCCATTCCCTCTCGTTTGTCAGAGAAAGTTTTGACATTGAGATGCCGGAATTGCTCATTGCGGAAACTGAATTACCCGATGGTGATTTCACCGAATTTGTCAGCGACCTGCGCCATCATAAAATCGGCAATAACCCGTTTCTTGTTGTTTCTGCCCTGACCTCAAACCCTACACCTGAGCTTGTGAAAAAGGTTATTCAGGCAGGCGCGGATGACCTGTTATCCAAACCCTTTGATGTGAAAACTTTGATGCGCCGTGTCGGTCGTTTGATCCATGAGCGCAAACCTTTCGTGGTGACAGGGGATTATGTGGGGCCGACCCGTCAGGCCAAATCACAAAAAGAAGCCAATGCAGAACGGTTTGATGCGCCCAATACTCTTAAGGCCCGTGCCTTAAATGAAGGCACGATTGATGAAGTTCAGGCCATGGTGGATGCGGCCATCACCAATGTGAATACCAAGGCGCTGGAATCCCATGCTGAAGATATTGAAGAGCTGGTCACGATTTTGATACCGCGTCTTGCAACAGGTGAGATTGATGCAACGGCGCGCTTGTGCCTTGATCGTTTGCGTTATGCCGCAGAAGATGCCAACCGCCGCTTAGATGGCACCATTTATAATCATGTCTCAGACCTGTGTCAGACCCTGTTGGGGATTGTAAATAGTATTCGCAATTGTGGCGGTACACCGGGCGAGCGCGATGTGAAACTGCTGGGTCCGTTAAATAAGGCCATTCAGCTTGGCTTTGATAAAAATGCAGATGTGGCAACAGCCCGCCAAATCACGCAGGCTGTTTTGTCACAAATCGGCTAGGCCTGATCTTATTTTTCTAAAGTAATATAGCGACAGGCTGGTTTGAGGTCTTTGGGGGAACCACCCGATTTAACGATCTCAATGGCTTTGGTCGAATCGACAATGATGCGCCCAGATAAGACATCAATGCCATAATCAAACAGCTTTTCACATAAGGGTGTTTCTGGTCCCACAAGCACGGTTTCAGCGCGACCTTTAGTTTCCAGTAATGTGGGTAAAAGCCCATCGCCAAATGTGTGCGATGGCAGGATAACCCCGTCATAGGAATGCCCAATAAGATGGGGGATTGCTTTATCCGTGTTCATTAAGGTGAAGTCATTGGCGTAATCTTTGTTCGGTGGGAAATTTCCAACAACAAGGACTTGGTCGTCGCGACCTTGAAAATGGGTCAGGCCGCTGTGGTCTGAGCCTTCCATATCAAATCTGTTGTGATGGGCAAGGATGGCGGCAATGCCCAAGGCATGTTCGATGGGGTTGTGAAGGTTTTGTGCGCGCCCAGCCATGGCCTTTAAAGAAAGGTTTGTTGGGATTTCAATATCTGTTTTACCTGTAGGGTTCGCTGTAACCCCGCAGCCATGTTCACTTTGAACGAGGATGGCATTTTTGCCCACTTCAATATGTGTGGCGGGTAGATTGCTAATTGAATGAGCGAGTTCTTTATAGATGTTCCACTTGGGCCACCATTGCCAGAGGGTCTCGCTATCATGGGGCACAAGGGTGCCAAGGCGTCCGGTAAATTCATTCCATGTTTCAAGGGCCGTTGCGGGAACGGCAACAAGGGTGGGGATGCCTGCCATGGCAGCGGTGATGATTTCTTGTGCTAAGCCATCACCTGTTTGTTCGCGCTCCCCAAATTTTTCAATCACTAAAAGGTCGGCTTTTTCTTCAATGGCGCGTCTTAAAACGCTGGATGATTCGCAAAGTAAGCCCACATCAAAACCACAGGTGCCGCTTTCACGGTCTTCTTTACTGGGGCGCGCCAGTGGGAAATGCTCTCCTGTGCGAATATCAATGGCATCGAGACCGATTTTTTCGCCTTTTTCGTCATAAGCGAGTTCTTGAGTGAGCCCAGCCACATGCCAGCCGCGATTTTTTAATGTTTCTGCAAAACCCAGCAAAGCGTTGCGTTCAGGGGTGTCTACGGCATAAAGTACACCGGCAAGGCGGATCGGTTTTGCAGTTTGTGTTGACATTGGCTCTGGTTCGCTTTTCTTCTATGGTTTGTATTGGGGTTAATTTAGCAAAAGAAGGAACAAAATTCTATGGGTGTTCAAGTCGATATGAGAGTGGCGGAGTTATTGTGTTCTCGTTTATGTCATGACCTCGTCGGTCCTGTTGGGGCTGTGAACCATGGAATTGAGCTGCTTGAAGAAACAAATAGTCCGGTTATGGCGGAAGCCACGCAGATGATTGGGCAGAGTGCAGGCCAAGCGTCAAACCGTCTTGAGTTCTTCCGCGTTGCTTTTGGACTTTCTGGTGGGGGCAGTGGGCAAATGTCCATGGCGCAGGGGCGCAGCTTGTCACAAGGTTTTCTTGAAAAGCATATTCAGCTTCATTGGCCGCAAAACCCTGAATTGCCTTGGCAGGATAGTGAAAAACGTGTCCCTAAAGACATCATCAAGGTGATTCTCAATCTGATTATGTTAGGCGTGGATTGCCTGCCTCGTGGTGGGGATATGACCCTTAATCAGGCTGTCTTGCCAGAAGGGCTTGGTATTGCCTTGGTCGCGCAGGGGCAAAAGGCGCATGTCAAAGATGAAATTCAAAGTGCAATTGATGCGAATGCCAGCTGTGATTCTTTAACAGCACGCACCGTTCAAGCCTTTTTTATGGCGCGATTGGCGGATGACTTGGGGTTGGATTTTGAAATTTCTTGCCCACAGACTGATTGTGTCCAAATCGCAGCAATTATTCCCCTAGAAAGCTAGAGCGCCCGTAGGGTCTAGGGTTTGAAAGCTCTTAAAACCATTCTAAAATTAGTTTCATTGTCAAACTAAAATGAAATAAAAATTACGAAAGCGGAACGAAGTCGTTTTTTTCTTTTTCCTCAAGATATTTTAGGTAATAGTTAGCGCAAACATAGTGATAATTTCGCATTCTTTGTGAACAATATTGCCGAATGCTATCGGTAAGATTAGGAGAAAGGTATAGCCATGGATGATCTACTCAGTGAATTCATAACAGAAACGTCCGAAAGCCTGATGGTGCTTGACTCGGAATTGGTAAAATTCGAGCAAGACCCAAATGATACGGAAATCCTTTCCAATATCTTCCGTCTTATGCACACCATTAAAGGGACATGTGGTTTCCTTGGTCTGCCACGTCTTGAAAAAGTTGCGCATGCTGGTGAGAACGTTCTGGGTAAATTCCGTGAAGGAACACTGGAAGTTACACCTCAGGCGGTGACGTTGATCTTACATGCAATTGATACCATTAAAGAGCTGTTGCAGATTCTGGAAGATACAGAAACTGAGCCTGATGGGGATGATCAAGAACTGATTGATCAGTTAAACGCCATGGCTGAAGGGCGCTCTATTGAAGAAGCAGCCCCTGCACCCGTTGCAGAAGCGCCAGCCCCCGTTGCAGAAGCAGCTCCTGCTGCACCAAGTGGCCCGATTACCAATGAAAACGGTTTCCCCGTTGCTGCTGAATTATTGGCAGAAGTTGAACAGGCTGTTGCTGAAGGTGTCAAAGCCCCAAGTCAAAATGAAATTGAAGCACAGATGCAAGCTGAGATGGAGGCTGAAAAAGCTTCTGAACCTGCGCCTGCCCCTGCGCCAGTAGAAGCCACACCGCCAGCACCTGCTGCGCAAGTGCCTGCTGCCCCAAAAGAAGAGCCGAAAAAACCAGCCCCTGCTGAAGCGAAAAAGCCAGCGGGTGGTGCCAAGGAATCGGTTGCGAACCAGACAATTCGTGTGAATGTGGAATTGCTTGAAAACCTGATGACATTGGTTTCCGAGCTTGTTCTGACACGTAACCAGCTTTTACAGATGGTGCGCGGTTCTGATGATAGTGTCTTTAAGGTGCCGTTACAGCGCCTGTCACATATTACGTCTGATCTGCAAGAAGGCGTGATGAAAACACGTATGCAGCCAATCGGGAACGCTTGGGCCAAACTGCCACGTATTGTTCGTGACCTTGCCGTTGAATCGGGTAAGAAGATCGATCTGCAAATGATCGGTGCGGAAACCGAGCTTGACCGTCAGGTTCTGGAACTGATTAAAGATCCGCTGACCCATATGGTGCGTAACTCCGCCGATCATGGTCTTGAAATGCCAGATGAGCGTGTTGCCATTGGCAAGCCACAGGTTGGTACGGTAACCTTGAACGCTTTCCATGAAGGTGGTCATATCATCATTGAAATTACTGATGATGGTAAAGGTCTTAATACAGATCGCATTAAAGCGAAGATCGTTGAAAGTGGCCTGGCGACAGAAACTGATCTGGAAGCTATGTCTGATCAGCAAATCCACCAGTTTATTTTCCGCGCAGGTTTCTCAACGGCCCAAAAAGTCACGTCCGTTTCCGGTCGTGGTGTGGGTATGGACGTGGTGCGCACAAACATCGAGAAAATCGGTGGTACCATTGAGCTCAAATCAATTGAGGGCAAAGGCTCGACCTTTACCATCAAGATTCCACTGACGCTGGCGATTGTTTCTGCACTGGTTGTTGAATGTTCTGGTGAGCGTTTTGCTATTCCGCAAATCAGCGTTCTGGAATTGGTTCGCACATCCTCTGCATCTGATAATGCCATTGAGATGATCAACGATGCACCGGTCTTGCGTTTGCGCAACCGTCTGTTGCCGCTGGTCTCGCTGCATGATCATTTGAAACTGGAT
It includes:
- a CDS encoding histidine phosphotransferase family protein, whose amino-acid sequence is MGVQVDMRVAELLCSRLCHDLVGPVGAVNHGIELLEETNSPVMAEATQMIGQSAGQASNRLEFFRVAFGLSGGGSGQMSMAQGRSLSQGFLEKHIQLHWPQNPELPWQDSEKRVPKDIIKVILNLIMLGVDCLPRGGDMTLNQAVLPEGLGIALVAQGQKAHVKDEIQSAIDANASCDSLTARTVQAFFMARLADDLGLDFEISCPQTDCVQIAAIIPLES
- a CDS encoding hybrid sensor histidine kinase/response regulator, coding for MDDLLSEFITETSESLMVLDSELVKFEQDPNDTEILSNIFRLMHTIKGTCGFLGLPRLEKVAHAGENVLGKFREGTLEVTPQAVTLILHAIDTIKELLQILEDTETEPDGDDQELIDQLNAMAEGRSIEEAAPAPVAEAPAPVAEAAPAAPSGPITNENGFPVAAELLAEVEQAVAEGVKAPSQNEIEAQMQAEMEAEKASEPAPAPAPVEATPPAPAAQVPAAPKEEPKKPAPAEAKKPAGGAKESVANQTIRVNVELLENLMTLVSELVLTRNQLLQMVRGSDDSVFKVPLQRLSHITSDLQEGVMKTRMQPIGNAWAKLPRIVRDLAVESGKKIDLQMIGAETELDRQVLELIKDPLTHMVRNSADHGLEMPDERVAIGKPQVGTVTLNAFHEGGHIIIEITDDGKGLNTDRIKAKIVESGLATETDLEAMSDQQIHQFIFRAGFSTAQKVTSVSGRGVGMDVVRTNIEKIGGTIELKSIEGKGSTFTIKIPLTLAIVSALVVECSGERFAIPQISVLELVRTSSASDNAIEMINDAPVLRLRNRLLPLVSLHDHLKLDDYKKDLANDELFIVVTQVGTYQFGIIVDRVFDTEEIVVKPVAPILRHISLFSGNTILGDGSVIMILDPNGIAATTGEVAMGGSQEAQNTTVATRTDGETTSILIFRAGGEELKAVPLALVARLEEVDVTKIEYSGTNPVVQYRGQLMPLIPIDTGHEWKEEGRQPVLVFTDKDHSMGLVVDEIVDIVEDHLNIELASERDGFVGSAVISGKATDLIDAGYYLTKAFPDWFGRPETATAYGDETSSGPRVLLVDDSPFFRNLLTPILSVAGYTVTTAEGAKKALELRSAGAVYDAIVSDIEMPDMNGFEFAEAVRSDTRWNDIPMVALSSHATEADFERGREVGFNDYCAKFDRDALLQTLAETLAVQ
- a CDS encoding LrgB family protein, whose protein sequence is MDKLLDLWAHLAQTPLLGITLALAWFALGNWIHNKCNKHPLTNPVLFSIITVSLTLWVTKTDYLVYFDGAKYIHFLLGPATVALAVPLYKNIHHVKAALAPIIVTLLTGCLFAIGSGVGVAALLGASEETLLSLAPKSVTAPVAMGLAEIIGGTPSLTAVLVILSGVTGAVLGGAALNLVGVKDKKARGLAVGIASHGIGTARKLSLNETSGAFAGLGMGLNALATAIILPLLYFWLT
- a CDS encoding response regulator, producing MVKERFQDVTVVVADPDPRARTVAKKTLIQAGFRKILTGHSLSFVRESFDIEMPELLIAETELPDGDFTEFVSDLRHHKIGNNPFLVVSALTSNPTPELVKKVIQAGADDLLSKPFDVKTLMRRVGRLIHERKPFVVTGDYVGPTRQAKSQKEANAERFDAPNTLKARALNEGTIDEVQAMVDAAITNVNTKALESHAEDIEELVTILIPRLATGEIDATARLCLDRLRYAAEDANRRLDGTIYNHVSDLCQTLLGIVNSIRNCGGTPGERDVKLLGPLNKAIQLGFDKNADVATARQITQAVLSQIG
- a CDS encoding DUF1127 domain-containing protein: MRQNCIDTIDTTTAPLPSWGQWVKAGVKMVRADMLQLVEIGRIWSMRAHHRRQLHDISDETLRDVGLNRAQIREQAQKPFWMA
- a CDS encoding hydrogen peroxide-inducible genes activator, whose product is MNATYTLKHLKYFMAVAQHQHFGKAAQACFVTQPTLSAAIKEFEEILGLQLFERTKRSVLLTSVGEELLERAKEISIQADALMELAQSRRAPLSGELRLGVIPTIAPYLLPKFMHAVRDSYPDLTLYLKEDQTERLLSSLHNGQLDILILALPYEHDGIESYTFMQDPFYCAFPKTHKLGRKKSIKNEDIFEETLLLLEEGHCLRDHALAACSWPQKQQTNEFGGTSLTTLVQMVANGLGLTLLPEMAVQSGITNGCDITAIPLAKESPPRDIGLVWRKTSGRGDEFKMLGSFLEESL
- a CDS encoding aminotransferase-like domain-containing protein, with the protein product MSGWVPQIEDRRGPRYLAIADAIGEAIRDGSLQPEERLPTHRDLAYDLGVTVGTVSRAYAEAVRRDYVIGEVGRGTYVKPENEPDNPFHIPYDVEPDIYDFSLNFPAEEGRVELLSKALMGVAQDPGLGALMRYQSEQGMEHHRQAMAKWAAHHGAPNDPERIVVSNGVQHAMTLSLMALSKAGDTLLCEEYSYPGIKTLATQLGLKMQGLPMDGEGIIPEKLEEAIVQTGARMLYCMPNFQNPTNVVMGLDRRKEIALIAKKYGVWIIEDDIYGFLHDDPSAHTPFASLLPEQTFYLNGASKCVSPGVRVGFVLAPKQKVSTVAACMRLSSWMAAPLNVELTARWIEDGTVFDLMEWHRGEAQSRQAVMNKALQGQDFLSLQGTYHAWLRLPAPWSAEMFCLRARERDVSILPAHVFHIGKKQPENAVRICYGSPPNLDHVEEGMSRLATLLSEEIHAFHNVM
- a CDS encoding DUF2478 domain-containing protein, with protein sequence MSTQTAKPIRLAGVLYAVDTPERNALLGFAETLKNRGWHVAGLTQELAYDEKGEKIGLDAIDIRTGEHFPLARPSKEDRESGTCGFDVGLLCESSSVLRRAIEEKADLLVIEKFGEREQTGDGLAQEIITAAMAGIPTLVAVPATALETWNEFTGRLGTLVPHDSETLWQWWPKWNIYKELAHSISNLPATHIEVGKNAILVQSEHGCGVTANPTGKTDIEIPTNLSLKAMAGRAQNLHNPIEHALGIAAILAHHNRFDMEGSDHSGLTHFQGRDDQVLVVGNFPPNKDYANDFTLMNTDKAIPHLIGHSYDGVILPSHTFGDGLLPTLLETKGRAETVLVGPETPLCEKLFDYGIDVLSGRIIVDSTKAIEIVKSGGSPKDLKPACRYITLEK
- a CDS encoding CidA/LrgA family protein, yielding MIAFFFLLCFLQLVGEAIVYVTGLPIPGPVIGMALLLIGLLIKKGLPESLDKTASGLLQYLALLFVPAGVGVTLHFNLITSEWLPITASIIFATLLTIAFCGLVMKLLDRSHG